Genomic window (Bosea vaviloviae):
GCGCACGGTGTTGGAAATCGAGGATTTCCTGCTCTCCAGCCATGATCTGGGCGCTGCCCGACGTCCGCGAAGCCAGCGGCGCGAGCTGCTTCACGCCGTCGCGCTCGGCCTCCAGCCGGAGCCGTCTCGCCGTCAGCGTCTGGAGCGATGTGCCGAGCAGCTGCTCGCGCTCGTCTGCAAGCAGGAGCTCGGACCTGAGAACGGCGAGCGACTCGTCGCCGACGCGATAGCCGCCGGCCAGCGCTATGGCTCCCAGGACGCTGAGGCCGTGCCGGAAAGGATAGGTCCCCGGCGAGCGAACCTCGCCCATGACGTAGACGGGCTTCAGTTCGGCGATCCGCAGGCTGACGACGGCGTCGCGAAGATAGCCATCCATGAGCGCACTGCGGATGCGTCCCTCCGCTTCGGGCGCGGTCAGTCCACCGATCCGGATGCGCCCAGCCAGGGGCATGTTCACCGCGCCTGCGCCATCGAGCACGAAGTCGCCGGAGAGATCCGACTGGCCGAAGACGGAGATCGTGACCTTGTCGCCGATCGAGAGCGTTTCGGCCGCTTCGCGTTCCGCCGCCGACGCGCTTGGCATCGTGAGGAAGCTTGGCCCCGTGAGGAAGCTTGGCGCCGCGAAGAACAGGTAGGCGAGCAGCGCCAGAAGGGAATACCGCAGGCCGCGTCGTCCCGACCTGCCGGGATGGGCGGGTGTTCCGGACGCGGGACGAGGTTCCCGTTGATCAGTTGAGGCGTGCAAGGTCAGCTCCGACCGTCCTGCCCAGGCAGATCTCAGGATGGGATGCTGGGCGGCGTCAGGATGTCAGGACTAGGCCCGCTTTCCGCGTTGCCATTCAGGCCAAGGCGCGTCGCCACAGGATTAATCCCAACGTGCTGTCCGGCCGTCGCCTTGGCGCCAGGGCATCATGCTGGGTCGTGGAAGTCCCACCAAGAGGATGACCCTCCCAAAGCGTCCTTTGAGAACGGAATGCTTACGGCAAAGCTGCGGGCTCGTTCCCGTGCACGACCCGGCGGAGTTCCGACATGCAGAAGCGTATTCTCGTCACAGGCGGCGCTGGTTTTCTCGGCTGCCATCTTTGCGAGCGCCTGGTCGCTCAAGGTCATCAAGTCCTGGCGGTCGACAATTACTATACAGGTCGCCGCGAAAATCTGAGCTCGCTTCTCGGTCAGCCTCAGTTCGAGGTGATGAGGCACGACGTGACCTTTCCGCTCTATCTTGAGGTCGACGAGATCTACAATCTCGCCTGTCCCGCTTCGCCGGTGCACTATCAGCGCGATCCCGTGCAGACCACGAAGACAAGCGTGCTCGGGGCGATCAACATGCTCGGCATGGCCAAGCGGCTTGGCATTCCGATTCTGCAGGCCTCGACCAGCGAGATCTATGGCGATCCCGACGTCCATCCCCAGGTCGAGAATTACCGTGGGCTCGTCAGCATCAGCGGACCGCGCGCCTGCTACGACGAGGGCAAACGCTGCGCTGAGACACTGTTCTACGATTACAACAGACGCCACGGCGTCGCGATCCGCGTTGCTCGCATCTTCAATACCTATGGCCCTCGCATGAACCTCGAAGACGGCCGCGTCGTCTCGAATTTCATTGTCCAGGCGCTGCGCAACGAACCGATCACGCTCTATGGAGACGGTCGGCAAACACGCGCCTTCTGCTTCGTCGACGATCTGGTCGAGGGGCTGATGCGCCTGATGAACGTTACCGAGCCACTGGACGGCGCGGTCAATCTCGGCAACCCGGTCGAGACATCCATGGCCGAAATCGCGAACCTGATCGTTTCGATGACGGGTTCGCGCTCTCAGATCGTCTTCAGGCCGCTGCCCCAGGACGATCCGCGTCAGCGCTGCCCCGACATCAGCAGAGCGCAGGAGCTGCTGCACTGGAGCCCCAGGGTCCCGCTGCGTGAGGGTCTCGAGCGCACGATCGCATATTTCGACGACGTGCTGTCGAAGATGCACGACCCGGTGCGGCGGGTCGAGGTTGCGAGGGCCAGCTGATGACATCGCAAACCCCTCTTCCTCACGCCCGCATCATGGGCGTGAATGTCAGCGCCATCACGATGGCGGACGCGCTGCACGCGATCGAAGACTGGATCGGCCGGAAGGCTCACCACTTCGTCTGCATTACCGGCGTCCATGGCGTGATCGAAAGCCAGTCGGATCCGGCGCTCATGGCAATCCATGAACATGCCGGGCTGGTTACGCCCGACGGGATGCCCCTGGTCTGGATGGCCCGCAAGCTCGGGCACCGGCATACGGAGAGAGTCTACGGCCCGGACCTGATGCTGCAGCTCTCCGCGTTGTCGGCGCAAAAGGGCTATCGCCAGTATTATTTCGGCGGCGCTCCGGGGCTTGCCGATCGCCTGCGCGACCGTCTCACGGCGCGTTTTCCAGGGCTTGCTGTCGCGGGCACCTTCTCGCCGCCATTTCGGCCGATCCCGGCCGATGAGGACGAGGAGATGGTGCGCATGATCAACGACGCCAGGCCCGATATCGTCTGGGTCGGGCTCAGTACCCCCAAGCAGGAATACTGGATGGCCCGACATGTCGGCCGGATCGATGCGCCCGTCATGATCGGTGTCGGGGCGGCTTTCGACTTCCTCGCCGGCACGAAGCGCCAGGCGCCGCTCTGGATGCAGCGAAACGGGCTCGAATGGCTGTTCCGCCTGGTGTCGGAGCCGCGGCGACTCTGGCGCCGCTACGGCAAGATCGTGCCGCAGTTCATGCTGGGAGCCGGCTTGCAGCTTCTCAGGGAGAAGACTGCGCCAACGGCTACCCACAAAAGAGAGACCGTCTCAAGAGAGGTATAATTCGATTTGGCGACTGCTGGAGCCGGATGATTTCAGATGAAATCACGAAATGATCCCACCTGAAATCTGAATCCGTCTCTCATCAAAGAGTTAGAGCAGGTTATAATACGAAAGACCGATTTCCGCTTTTTCGCATCCTGCTCTGGAAAAAATAAAAATCGCTATCCCTGAAGCTGAATTCTCAGTGGAGCAGTATAATGTCTCAGAAATCTGTCTTGGTCACTGGTGCAGGCGGCTTTATCGGCTTCCATCTGGTCAATTATTTGAAAGATCGTGGTTACAAGGTCCGGGCCGTCGACATCAAGGACCCGGAGTACCAGGTCAGCTCGGCGGACGAATTCCGGATCCTGGATCTCCGCGAGATCGAGGACTGCCGCGAGGCCGTTCACGGCGTGTCCGAGGTCTACAACCTCGCCGCGGATATGGGCGGCATCGGCTATATCTCCGGCGCGCACGCCTCGATTACCTACAACAACACGATGATCAGCGCTCAGATGCTCAAGGCCGCGCACGACGCCAAGGTCGAGCGCTTCCTGTTTTCGTCCTCGGCCTGCGTCTACCCGCAGCATCTCCAGGATGTGCCCTCGGTGGTGCCGCTGAAGGAAGAAGATGCGTTCCCGGCCGATCCGGAACCCGGATACGGGCTGGAGAAACTCTATACCGAGAAGCTGTGCCAGTACTTCACGGAAGACTACGGCTTCCAGACCCGGCTGGTCCGCTTCCACAATGTCTACGGACCGCTCGGCACCTATGACGGCGGCAAGGAAAAGGCACCCGCCGCCATCTGCCGCAAGATCGCGCAGGCGAACTCCGGCGATACGATCGAGGTCTGGGGAGACGGCAAGCAGACGCGCTCCTTCATGTACATCGACGATTGCGTCGAAGGGATCTATCGCATCATGCGGTCGGATTATTCCGGGCCGCTGAATCTCGGCACGGATGAGCTGGTCGACGTCAGCGGGCTCGTCGACATCATCGCCGAGATCGCCGGGAAGACGATCCTCAAGCGCTTCAACACCAATCGCCCGCAGGGCGTCCGCGGCCGCAACAGCGACAACACCCGTCTGCTCGATGTGCTGGGATGGGAGCCGCTCATCCATCTCAGGCAGGGGCTGATTCCGACCTATGCCTGGATCGAGGGGCAGGTGAAGGCGGGCGGAGCCGATCGTCAGGCTTTGATCGAGCCGATTCCGAGGGTTGCAGCCCAGTAGCGCGGCAGGTTCCGCCATCACGTGGCAGGGGAGTTCGCCATGCCGGACGTTGTCACCACCGTCGTCCCTTCCGCGATCGCCATCGCAAAGCCGGGCTATCAGCTTGGTGCCAATGTGGCTCCTGCAATGCGGCGGCAACTGGTTGCCGCTGCGCTGCTGGCGGGAGATCTCGTCGCGCTGACGATCGTCGCCGGCATCCTGCAGCTCGGCGCGGCCATAGTGGCGGCCGATACCAGAATCGCCATGGCGAGCCTGATGTTGGTCTGGATTCCGGCGCTGTGCGCGGCACAGGCCTGCTTTGGGCTGTACGGATCGGAGCGCGCCGAACCCGTCGACAGGCTGCGCCGGCGCACGCTCGGCAATGTCACGGCGGCAGCGGTGGTGATGATCTGGCTGATGATCGCAGCGCCGCCCTCCCATTTCTGGGGCTTCGTCGTCATCGGGGCGGCCTTGACCGTTATGCTCGGCTTCTATGTCGAGGCGCTCGTCAGGGGCGTATTGCTACGTCACTCGCTGTGGACCGCCCCCACCATCCTCTACGGAACGATGTCGGCCTGCGCGGCTCTCGCACGCAATCTGGTTTTGCGGCCGGAGCTGGGGCTGAGACCGGTCGCCATACTGACCGATGATGACGGCTATGTTCTGTCCGATGTCGGACAGATGGCGGATATTCCGATCATCACCTCCGGGCAGGCCAATGTCATCTCTTCGCGGATCGAGGTCGCTCTTTGCGCATCGGGCGATCTGCGTGGGGAAAAGGCTGACTGGCTTGCGCGCCTGCCCCTGCGCCAGATCTTCGTCGTTCACGATGCCTCGGCGCTTCAGGTCCTGAATCCACAATTGCGGGCGATGGGAGGGCTGCTCGGGCTCGAGCTGCGCAGCGCCATTCACATGCCACGCAACCTCCGCCTCAAGCGCCTTGCGGATCTCCTGGTGGCGATACCACTCGCTGTTCTGGCGCTGCCCGTGATCGTCCTGTTCGCGCTTGCCGTGAAGGCGGTCGATGGTGGTTCCGCCTTCTATGCGCAGCCACGGATCGGCCGGAACGGCCGCATCTTCAATGTCTACAAGCTTCGCAGCATGTATGCGGACGCCGAAGCGCGGCTGGCCGCGCATCTTGGCGCCGACAGCACGGCGCGGCAGGAATGGGAGCGGTTCTTCAAGCTGTCGAACGACCCTCGGATCCTGCCCGGGATCGGGCAGTTCATCCGCCGGTCCAGCGTCGATGAGCTGCCGCAGCTCTGGAACGTCCTGCGCGGCGAGATGAGCATCGTCGGACCGCGGCCGTTCCCGGCCTATCACAGCCAATGCTTCGACACCGCGTTCCAGGTCTTGCGGACGAGCGTACCACCTGGCCTGACGGGCTTGTGGCAGGTGACCGACCGCAGCGATGGCGACCTCGCGGTCCAGAAGCAGCAGGATAGCTTCTACATCCATAACTGGTCGTTCTGGCTGGACTTCTACGTCCTGCTCCAAACCGTTCCGGCAGTGCTGCTGGCGCGAGGTGCGAAGTAACGCACCGCAAGCGGTTTCGCGTTTGCGGAACGCCGGGGGCGCAGCCGATCGCGCCCCTCACTCAGATCAATCGAGATCAGCCGGGGCAAGCCATCATGGATTTCTTCAGCGAGATGCGAGGCCCTCGCCAGACGGCGACGTTGT
Coding sequences:
- a CDS encoding UDP-glucuronic acid decarboxylase family protein gives rise to the protein MQKRILVTGGAGFLGCHLCERLVAQGHQVLAVDNYYTGRRENLSSLLGQPQFEVMRHDVTFPLYLEVDEIYNLACPASPVHYQRDPVQTTKTSVLGAINMLGMAKRLGIPILQASTSEIYGDPDVHPQVENYRGLVSISGPRACYDEGKRCAETLFYDYNRRHGVAIRVARIFNTYGPRMNLEDGRVVSNFIVQALRNEPITLYGDGRQTRAFCFVDDLVEGLMRLMNVTEPLDGAVNLGNPVETSMAEIANLIVSMTGSRSQIVFRPLPQDDPRQRCPDISRAQELLHWSPRVPLREGLERTIAYFDDVLSKMHDPVRRVEVARAS
- a CDS encoding WecB/TagA/CpsF family glycosyltransferase — its product is MTSQTPLPHARIMGVNVSAITMADALHAIEDWIGRKAHHFVCITGVHGVIESQSDPALMAIHEHAGLVTPDGMPLVWMARKLGHRHTERVYGPDLMLQLSALSAQKGYRQYYFGGAPGLADRLRDRLTARFPGLAVAGTFSPPFRPIPADEDEEMVRMINDARPDIVWVGLSTPKQEYWMARHVGRIDAPVMIGVGAAFDFLAGTKRQAPLWMQRNGLEWLFRLVSEPRRLWRRYGKIVPQFMLGAGLQLLREKTAPTATHKRETVSREV
- a CDS encoding NAD-dependent epimerase/dehydratase family protein, with product MSQKSVLVTGAGGFIGFHLVNYLKDRGYKVRAVDIKDPEYQVSSADEFRILDLREIEDCREAVHGVSEVYNLAADMGGIGYISGAHASITYNNTMISAQMLKAAHDAKVERFLFSSSACVYPQHLQDVPSVVPLKEEDAFPADPEPGYGLEKLYTEKLCQYFTEDYGFQTRLVRFHNVYGPLGTYDGGKEKAPAAICRKIAQANSGDTIEVWGDGKQTRSFMYIDDCVEGIYRIMRSDYSGPLNLGTDELVDVSGLVDIIAEIAGKTILKRFNTNRPQGVRGRNSDNTRLLDVLGWEPLIHLRQGLIPTYAWIEGQVKAGGADRQALIEPIPRVAAQ
- a CDS encoding exopolysaccharide biosynthesis polyprenyl glycosylphosphotransferase, producing the protein MPDVVTTVVPSAIAIAKPGYQLGANVAPAMRRQLVAAALLAGDLVALTIVAGILQLGAAIVAADTRIAMASLMLVWIPALCAAQACFGLYGSERAEPVDRLRRRTLGNVTAAAVVMIWLMIAAPPSHFWGFVVIGAALTVMLGFYVEALVRGVLLRHSLWTAPTILYGTMSACAALARNLVLRPELGLRPVAILTDDDGYVLSDVGQMADIPIITSGQANVISSRIEVALCASGDLRGEKADWLARLPLRQIFVVHDASALQVLNPQLRAMGGLLGLELRSAIHMPRNLRLKRLADLLVAIPLAVLALPVIVLFALAVKAVDGGSAFYAQPRIGRNGRIFNVYKLRSMYADAEARLAAHLGADSTARQEWERFFKLSNDPRILPGIGQFIRRSSVDELPQLWNVLRGEMSIVGPRPFPAYHSQCFDTAFQVLRTSVPPGLTGLWQVTDRSDGDLAVQKQQDSFYIHNWSFWLDFYVLLQTVPAVLLARGAK